Proteins encoded together in one Larus michahellis chromosome 4, bLarMic1.1, whole genome shotgun sequence window:
- the DHCR7 gene encoding 7-dehydrocholesterol reductase: protein MAAHQEKKPTEERNRKSTQNGTRTSQVQWGRAWEVDWFSLASILFLLVFAPLIVYYFIMSCDQYQCSLIDPVIDLLTGNKYLSDIWNKTPTLTYRAAGIYTLWVAFQVVLYMCIPDFCHKFLPGYVGGVQEGAVTPAGVVNKYEINGLQAWIVTHVLWFANAYYFHCFSPTIIFDNWIPLLWCANILGYAVSTFAMIKGYFFPTNAKDCKFTGNFFYDYMMGIEFNPRIGKWFDFKLFFNGRPGIVAWTLINLSYAAKQQELYGQVTNSMILVNVLQGIYVLDFFWNEAWYLKTIDICHDHFGWYLGWGDCVWLPYLYTLQGLYLVYHPVQLGTANAVGILMLGLIGYYIFRMTNHQKDLFRRTNGNCKIWGKKPEYIECSYMSVDGTKYHSKLMTSGFWGWARHFNYTGDLMGSLAYCLTCGFDHILPYFYIVYMTILLTHRCIRDEHRCFSKYGKDWKRYTSAVPYRLIPGLF, encoded by the exons ATGGCAGCCCATCAGGAGAAAAAACCTACTGAAGAAAGAAACCGCAAAAGCACACAAAATGGTACTCGAACATCTCAAGTCCAGTGGGGAAGAGCATG GGAGGTGGACTGGTTTTCCTTGGCGAGCATCCTTTTCCTGCTGGTGTTTGCGCCACTTATTGTATATTACTTCATAATGTCCTGTGACCAGTACCAGTGCTCTCTGATCGATCCAGTCATTGACTTGCTCACGGGGAATAAATATCTGTCTGACATCTGGAACAAGACTCCTACACTGACCTATAGGGCTGCTGGCATCTATACCCTTTGGGTTGCTTTCCAG GTGGTTTTGTACATGTGCATTCCTGACTTCTGCCATAAATTTCTTCCTGGATATGTAGGCGGTGTACAAGAAGGTGCTGTCACCCCTGCTG gTGTGGTGAATAAGTATGAAATCAATGGACTTCAGGCTTGGATTGTTACCCATGTGCTTTGGTTTGCAAATGCCTATTACTTCCACTGCTTCTCACCTACCATCATTTTTGACAACTGGATTCCTCTGCTGTGGTGTGCCAACATCCTGGGATATGCAGTTTCCACATTTGCAATGATTAAAGGCTACTTTTTCCCTACTAATGCCAAAGACTG CAAATTCACTGGCAACTTCTTTTATGACTACATGATGGGGATTGAATTTAACCCTCGAATAGGAAAGTGGTttgatttcaagcttttcttcaATGGGCGCCCTGGTATTGTAGCCTGGACTCTAATTAACCTTTCCTATGCTGCTAAACAACAGGAGCTGTATGGTCAAGTAACCAACTCCATGATTCTTGTCAATGTCCTTCAG GGTATTTATGTTTTGGACTTCTTTTGGAATGAAGCTTGGTATTTGAAAACCATTGACATCTGCCACGATCATTTTGGATGGTATTTGGGCTGGGGAGATTGTGTTTGGTTGCCTTACCTCTATACTTTGCAG GGTTTGTATTTGGTTTACCACCCTGTCCAGCTGGGCACAGCTAACGCCGTAGGGATCTTGATGTTGGGCTTGATCGGCTATTACATCTTCAGGATGACCAACCACCAGAAGGACCTCTTCCGTCGTACAAATGGCAACTGCAAGATATGGGGGAAGAAACCAGAGTATATTGAGTGCTCCTACATGTCTGTGGATGGGACCAAGTACCACAGCAAACTGATGACCTCAGGGTTCTGGGGGTGGGCACGCCATTTTAACTACACGGGAGATTTGATGGGCTCCCTGGCCTACTGCCTGACTTGTGGGTTTGACCACATCTTGCCTTACTTCTACATTGTTTATATGACTATTCTGCTAACCCACCGCTGCATTAGGGATGAACACCGTTGCTTCAGCAAATACGGGAAGGACTGGAAGCGCTACACTTCTGCAGTGCCTTACCGGCTCATACCAGGATTATTTTAA
- the NADSYN1 gene encoding glutamine-dependent NAD(+) synthetase, giving the protein MGRAVTVATCALNQWALDFEGNLERIFRSIDIAKSRGARYRLGPELEICGYGCSDHYYESDTLLHSFQVLAKLLESPATQDIICDVGMPVLHRNVRYNCRVIFLNKKILLIRPKISLANAGNYRELRWFTPWNKARHVEEYFLPRIIQEVTGQETVPFGDAVLATKDTCLGTEICEELWAPNSPHIEMGLDGVEIFTNSSGSHHVLRKAHTRVDLVNSATAKNGGIYILANQKGCDGDRLYYDGCAMISMNGETVAQGSQFSLDDVEVLVATLDLEDIRSYRAEISSRNLAASKVNPYPRVKVNFALSCSDDVAVPTCMPIQWRHHSPEEEISLGPACWLWDYLRRSKQAGFLLPLSGGIDSSATACIVYSMCHQVCLAVKNGNADVLADARKIVNDETYVPEDPREFCKRIFTTCYMASENSSQDTCNRAKLLAEQIGSYHINLNIDAAVKAIVGIFSMVTGRMPRFSVYGGSSRENLALQNVQARIRMVLAYLFAQLTLWTRGMPGGLLVLGSANVDESLRGYLTKYDCSSADINPIGGISKTDLKNFIQYCIENFQLTALRSIMSAPPTAELEPLVEGQVAQTDEADMGMTYAELSIYGKLRKIAKAGPYSMFCKLVNTWKEICTPREVASKVKHFFRMYSINRHKMTTLTPSYHAENYSPDDNRFDLRPFLYNTTWSWQFRCIDKQVSKLEKKEGISLVEDVD; this is encoded by the exons ATGGGCCGGGCGGTGACCGTGGCCACTTGCGCCCTGAACCAGTGGGCCCTGGATTTTGAGGGCAATCTGGAGAGGATTTTCCGAA GTATTGACATCGCGAAGAGCCGAGGAGCCCGGTACCGGCTTGGTCCTGAGCTCGAAATCTG TGGTTATGGCTGCTCGGATCACTATTATGAGTCTGACACGCTCCTGCATTCGTTTCAAGTTCTGGCAAAGCTGTTGGAGTCTCCAGCTACTCAAGATATTATCTGTGATGTGGGAAT GCCTGTTCTGCACAGAAATGTCCGCTACAATTGTCGAGTGATCTTTTTAAATAA GAAAATTCTTCTGATCAGACCAAAAATATCATTGGCAAATGCAGGAAACTACAGGGAACTTAGATGGTTTACCCCATGGAACAAAGCAAG GCATGTGGAGGAATATTTTCTACCCAGGATAATTCAGGAAGTGACTGGCCAG GAAACCGTTCCTTTTGGGGATGCAGTGCTAGCAACCAAAGATACCTGCCTTGGGACAGAAATATGTGAAGAACTCTGGGCACCAAACAG CCCTCATATTGAAATGGGACTTGATGGCGTGGAAATTTTCACTAACTCTTCAGGGAGTCACCATGTGCTGCGGAAGGCTCACACCCGGGTGGATTTGGTGAATTCTGCCACAGCGAAG AATGGTGGAATATATATTTTAGCTAACCAGAAGGGCTGTGATGGTGATCGCCTGTATTATGATGGCTGTGCCATGATTTCAATGAATGGAGAAACAGTTGCACAAGGATCCCAGTTTTCACTGGATGATGTG GAGGTGCTGGTTGCCACTCTGGACTTGGAGGATATTCGAAGTTACAGAGCAGAGATTTCATCTCGTAATTTAGCG GCAAGTAAAGTGAATCCTTATCCCAGGGTCAAAGTGAATTTTGCTCTGTCATGTTCTGATGATGTAGCTGTACCTACGTGTATGCCAATCCAGTGGAGACATCATAGTCCTGAAGAGGAGATCAG CCTTGGTCCTGCATGTTGGCTTTGGGACTATTTAAGGCGCAGCAAACAG GCAGGATTTCTCCTACCTCTTAGTGGTGGAATTGACAGCTCTGCTACAGCTTGCATAGTATACTCTATGTGTCACCAGGTTTGCCTGGCAGTCAAGAATGGAA ATGCAGATGTGCTGGCTGATGCACGCAAGATTGTGAATGATGAGACCTATGTCCCTGAGGATCCTCGAGAATTTTGCAAGCGTATCTTTACCACTTGCTATATGGCTAGTGAGAACTCCTCCCAGGATACTTGCAACAGGGCTAAGCTTCTGGCTGAGCAAATAGGCAG CTATCACATCAATCTGAACATAGATGCGGCTGTCAAAGCTATTGTGGGAATTTTCAGCATGGTGACAGGTCGAATGCCCCGTTTTTCTGTCTAcggagggagcagcagagaaaacCTGGCACTCCAGAATGTGCAG GCTAGAATAAGAATGGTCCTCGCCTACCTGTTTGCACAGCTGACACTTTGGACGCGTGGGATGCCAGGGGGACTTCTGGTGCTAGGATCAGCCAATGTGGATGAAAG CCTCCGAGGTTACTTGACGAAGTATGATTGCTCAAGTGCTGATATCAATCCCATTGGTGGAATCAGCAAGACCGATTTGAAGAACTTCATACAATATTGCATTGAAAATTTTCAGCTCACGGCCCTCAGAAG TATCATGTCAGCTCCACCCACTGCAGAGTTAGAGCCCCTGGTGGAAGGACAAGTGGCTCAAACTGATGAG GCTGATATGGGGATGACATACGCAGAGCTCTCGATCTAtggcaaattaagaaaaattgCAAAGGCTGGTCCATACAGTATGTTCTGTAAGCTGGTTAATACGTGGAAGGAAATTTGTACTCCAAGAGAG GTGGCATCAAAGGTTAAGCATTTCTTCAGGATGTATTCCATTAACAGACATAAAATGACCACCCTCACTCCTTCCTACCATGCTGAAAACTACAGTCCAGATGACAACCGGTTTGACCTGAGGCCTTTCCTTTATAACACCACATGGTCCTGGCAATTTAGGTGTATAGACAAACAG